A genomic stretch from Vulpes lagopus strain Blue_001 chromosome 11, ASM1834538v1, whole genome shotgun sequence includes:
- the TIMM10 gene encoding mitochondrial import inner membrane translocase subunit Tim10 translates to MDPLRAQQLAAELEVEMMADMYNRMTSACHRKCVPPHYKEAELSKGESVCLDRCVSKYLDIHERMGKKLTELSMQDEELMKRVQQSSGPV, encoded by the exons ATGGATCCGCTCAGGGCCCAGCAGCTGGCTGCCGAGCTGGAGGTGGAGATGATGGCCGATATGTACAACAG AATGACCAGTGCCTGCCACAGGAAGTGCGTGCCTCCCCACTACAAGGAAGCAGAACTGTCCAAGGGCGAGTCCGTGTGCCTGGACCGCTGTGTCTCCAAGTACCTGGACATCCATGAGCGGATGGGCAAAAAGTTGACAGAGCTGTCTATGCAGGATGAAGAGCTGATGAAGAGAGTGCAGCAGAGCTCTGGGCCCGTGTGA